One Pseudocalidococcus azoricus BACA0444 DNA segment encodes these proteins:
- a CDS encoding aromatic acid exporter family protein encodes MQGLARLRAVPESFWKHAIKTGLAAAILAHFCRHLPLAEIQYPVMGLTATMLSSHIGDVIKAGWGRLGGSVIAGVVTGCLLSVFGDGAWVGAGAYLVATLVAEVLQYPAMTLQAGLIAGLIVAVPEFEKNPWLYSWHRVTENGLGVIVAVLVAVLIWPEKPRDTLQKNLVQFLEQSQTLTQACLDRVIQDQRQDLGAEARLDRLIKLNQSSEDLLNRSVYGFLGRDLTAENWSQLIADQRRVRRHLTSMVKILEEQDLAQRFLMLVRGELAAINDQAEAMIHALLRAIENPTHKFEVEKESVALETSLEKLKANLQTLRQAGVTQDFSLEVVIYSYDYLHSLQLLIQGWQSIANQVMDEPRPGIIPPLKQWQLKFPARRQLRHFGKTAVGMWLALWLVQLNQTSWPFGFYTVIGVFGGMQPTVGQSVHRLWYEIIGMGIGAFLAIFLFSTMGGDPLGIGLGVFLTMVLCQAWGVMPGLKHGCFILVISLIAQTHQFNVYVAGRFFYTLLGLVIALVLNQLLWPEITSNQLTPKISQAFGQFATTLESFMTGLVPKFQAEGKQDLTTDLTQARKTLMSHRTMVKEVHLDPIDDFSISQAERFWNFTLSYETAIFRDLLLLEEALQHPESIAPYKRFFGHPQALAYPLKTALESIALGIKTETQPDVTLIKTLADAESRAIQHLKTARERGVPRKYELDAVMGAIQLFATLRELSDNLQQMIKDWPTTSKS; translated from the coding sequence GCCTGGCGGCGGCTATTTTGGCTCACTTTTGTCGGCATTTACCGTTGGCGGAAATTCAGTATCCGGTGATGGGGCTGACGGCAACGATGCTCTCTTCCCATATTGGGGATGTGATCAAGGCGGGCTGGGGACGGTTGGGGGGAAGTGTGATTGCCGGGGTAGTCACGGGGTGTTTGCTGAGTGTGTTTGGAGATGGGGCCTGGGTCGGGGCGGGGGCCTATTTGGTGGCGACGTTGGTGGCAGAGGTGTTGCAGTATCCGGCGATGACGCTCCAGGCCGGTTTGATTGCCGGGTTAATTGTGGCGGTTCCAGAGTTTGAGAAAAATCCTTGGCTCTATAGTTGGCATCGGGTGACGGAAAATGGCCTGGGGGTGATCGTGGCGGTGCTGGTGGCGGTCTTGATTTGGCCGGAGAAGCCTCGGGACACCTTGCAAAAGAATTTAGTGCAGTTTTTAGAGCAGAGTCAGACGTTAACCCAGGCCTGTTTGGATCGAGTGATTCAGGATCAACGGCAAGACTTAGGGGCAGAAGCTCGGTTAGATCGGTTGATTAAGTTGAACCAAAGTAGTGAGGATTTACTGAATCGGTCGGTATATGGCTTTTTGGGGCGGGATTTAACGGCGGAGAATTGGAGTCAACTGATTGCGGATCAACGGCGGGTACGGCGACATTTGACTTCGATGGTGAAAATTTTAGAGGAGCAGGATCTGGCCCAACGGTTTTTGATGTTAGTACGGGGGGAGTTAGCCGCCATCAATGACCAGGCCGAGGCGATGATTCATGCGCTCTTGCGGGCCATTGAAAACCCTACCCACAAGTTCGAGGTCGAAAAAGAATCCGTCGCCCTGGAAACCAGTCTGGAAAAGTTGAAAGCGAATTTGCAAACCTTGCGCCAGGCCGGGGTTACTCAAGATTTTTCCCTGGAAGTGGTGATTTATAGCTATGACTATTTGCACAGTTTGCAGTTATTGATTCAAGGGTGGCAAAGCATTGCAAATCAGGTTATGGATGAACCCCGGCCTGGGATAATTCCGCCACTTAAGCAATGGCAATTAAAGTTTCCGGCCCGGCGACAACTCCGACATTTTGGCAAAACGGCTGTGGGGATGTGGTTGGCCCTGTGGTTGGTGCAACTGAATCAGACGAGTTGGCCCTTTGGCTTCTATACGGTGATTGGGGTCTTTGGCGGCATGCAACCCACGGTGGGGCAAAGTGTGCACCGTCTCTGGTATGAAATTATCGGCATGGGGATTGGGGCGTTCTTAGCCATTTTTCTGTTTTCCACAATGGGTGGGGATCCCTTGGGGATTGGCCTCGGTGTGTTTTTGACGATGGTATTGTGCCAGGCCTGGGGGGTGATGCCGGGATTAAAGCATGGCTGTTTTATTTTGGTGATTTCTTTAATTGCCCAAACCCATCAGTTCAATGTCTATGTGGCTGGACGCTTTTTCTATACCCTGCTGGGCCTGGTGATTGCGTTGGTTTTGAATCAACTGCTTTGGCCAGAAATTACCAGCAACCAACTCACGCCGAAAATTAGTCAGGCCTTTGGACAATTTGCCACTACTCTCGAGTCGTTTATGACCGGCTTAGTCCCCAAGTTCCAGGCCGAGGGAAAACAGGATTTAACCACAGATTTAACCCAGGCCCGGAAAACCCTGATGAGTCACCGCACCATGGTGAAGGAAGTCCATTTAGATCCGATTGATGACTTCAGTATTTCCCAGGCCGAACGGTTTTGGAATTTTACCCTGAGTTATGAGACAGCCATTTTTCGGGATTTACTGTTGCTAGAAGAAGCGCTACAACACCCTGAGTCCATTGCCCCTTACAAACGCTTTTTTGGTCATCCCCAGGCCCTGGCCTATCCCCTTAAAACAGCCCTGGAGTCCATCGCCTTGGGAATCAAAACTGAAACTCAACCGGATGTCACGTTGATCAAAACATTGGCGGATGCAGAATCTCGGGCAATTCAACATCTAAAAACAGCACGGGAGAGGGGAGTACCGAGGAAGTATGAGCTTGATGCGGTCATGGGGGCGATTCAGTTGTTTGCCACTTTGCGGGAATTGAGCGATAACCTACAACAGATGATCAAGGACTGGCCCACTACCTCTAAAAGCTAA
- a CDS encoding ATP-binding protein has product MPALPEFMMPELISPGSALTVVGRVKGPGETGNEYIFITANPGPVRIGEFVFYHLPPLDLSRTDRTEPPREILGKISACRLVDHLPDRMFADGELEPGAIAALIGFQYDSPELYEITVEVIGFFDSRLGFSNPRRPPEPGTKVFQATDSTLKQILNKKAPDAVGSVHLGSLLLRPPEAVPVALDVKELVSTHMAILAGTGSGKSYTAGVLVEELMLPKNRAAVLIFDPHGEYHTLAELRGHPAFRGEDGYQPQVKILTPNNVNIRVSSLDYYDILSLLPQMSDRQQAILNKAYANVIKKYQDKRWDINDLIQAVNEADRTQDEEGNEKQGSSAPALEWKLDKLARSPYFHAFQHLAPQDLFAPGQVTVLQMSEISQEEQQVICAAILRQANQARMNTHKGNVGAGDENYLPYPVFILLEEAHRFAPAHEPSRCKQVIRTILSEGRKFGLGVGLITQRPGKLDADVMSQCMSQFILRIVNPVDQDSLKYGVEAAGRDLLKELPALSKGQVIVAGACVNTPLLCRVRTRLTNHGGETLDAPQLWQDYFQAQHQEAREVKAALPQGRPRGRKIGGLSIE; this is encoded by the coding sequence ATGCCCGCTTTACCAGAATTTATGATGCCTGAATTGATCTCTCCTGGGTCAGCCTTAACTGTGGTCGGCCGAGTCAAGGGGCCTGGGGAGACGGGTAATGAGTACATCTTTATTACTGCTAATCCTGGGCCAGTGCGGATCGGGGAATTCGTCTTTTATCATTTACCGCCACTGGATTTATCTAGAACCGATAGAACCGAACCCCCCCGAGAAATTCTTGGCAAAATCTCGGCCTGTAGGTTAGTGGATCACCTGCCGGATCGGATGTTTGCCGATGGAGAACTAGAACCCGGAGCCATCGCGGCTTTGATTGGCTTTCAGTACGACTCCCCAGAACTCTATGAAATTACCGTGGAAGTGATTGGCTTCTTTGATTCTCGCCTAGGCTTTTCCAACCCGCGCCGCCCCCCAGAACCAGGAACCAAGGTTTTTCAAGCAACCGATAGCACTCTCAAACAAATTCTGAATAAAAAAGCTCCCGATGCGGTGGGTTCTGTCCATTTAGGCTCACTGCTACTACGTCCGCCGGAAGCTGTGCCAGTGGCTTTGGATGTTAAGGAACTTGTCAGTACCCACATGGCCATTTTGGCAGGGACAGGATCGGGTAAATCCTATACAGCTGGGGTTTTGGTGGAAGAGTTAATGCTTCCCAAAAATCGGGCTGCGGTTTTAATTTTTGATCCCCACGGAGAATACCATACCCTAGCCGAGTTACGGGGACATCCAGCCTTTCGGGGCGAAGATGGTTATCAACCCCAGGTCAAAATTCTCACGCCCAATAACGTCAATATTCGGGTTTCCTCATTGGACTATTACGACATCCTCAGTCTGTTACCGCAAATGAGTGATCGCCAACAGGCCATTCTCAACAAAGCCTATGCCAATGTGATCAAGAAATATCAGGATAAGCGTTGGGATATTAATGACTTAATCCAGGCCGTGAATGAAGCCGACCGCACCCAGGATGAAGAGGGTAATGAAAAACAAGGGAGTTCAGCCCCGGCCTTAGAATGGAAACTGGATAAGTTAGCTCGCTCCCCCTACTTCCACGCCTTTCAACATCTGGCCCCCCAGGATTTGTTTGCCCCAGGCCAAGTCACGGTCTTGCAAATGAGCGAAATTAGCCAAGAAGAACAGCAGGTGATTTGTGCGGCAATTCTGAGGCAAGCCAACCAGGCCCGGATGAATACTCACAAAGGCAATGTAGGCGCAGGGGATGAAAATTATTTACCCTATCCGGTGTTTATTCTCTTGGAAGAAGCCCATCGGTTTGCCCCGGCCCATGAACCCTCTCGCTGTAAACAGGTGATTCGGACTATTTTGAGTGAGGGTCGCAAGTTTGGCCTGGGGGTGGGCTTAATTACACAACGGCCGGGAAAACTGGATGCGGACGTGATGTCCCAATGCATGAGCCAATTTATTCTCCGGATTGTCAACCCCGTGGATCAAGATAGCCTTAAATATGGCGTGGAAGCAGCCGGACGGGATTTGCTCAAAGAATTACCAGCCCTGAGTAAAGGCCAAGTAATTGTCGCCGGGGCCTGTGTGAATACGCCTTTGCTCTGTCGAGTTAGAACCCGCTTAACAAACCATGGGGGGGAAACCTTAGATGCACCTCAGCTATGGCAAGACTATTTTCAAGCTCAACATCAAGAGGCCCGAGAGGTCAAAGCTGCTTTACCCCAAGGTCGGCCGCGGGGGCGCAAAATTGGCGGTTTAAGTATCGAGTAG
- the gyrB gene encoding DNA topoisomerase (ATP-hydrolyzing) subunit B — MSLDYNAAQLRVLKGLEPVRTRPGMYIGTTGPKGLHHLVYEVVDNSVDEALAGYCNHVLIQMNHDGSVTVTDDGRGIPTDIHPDTGLSGVETVMTVLHAGGKFGDGGYKVSGGLHGVGVSVVNALSEWLEVKVWRNNTVFTQRYERGVPMTALEPSPATENRRGTSVTFFPDRQIFTETIEFEAKILTNRLRELAYLNAGIRIEFIDARGEIPQSEVYCYEGGIREYIQYMIQDKEPLHPEMIYVQGEKNDVQVEVALQWCADAYNESLMGFANNIRTNEGGTHLEGLKAVLTRTLNSIARKRNKLKEGDSNLAGENIREGLTAIVSVKVPNPEFEGQTKTKLGNTEVRGIVDSVVGEALTEYLDFRPQAADSILEKAIQAFNAAEAARRAREMVRRKSVLESSTLPGKLADCSSRDPSESEIFIVEGDSAGGSAKQGRDRRFQAILPLRGKILNIEKTDDAKIYKNTEIHALITALGLGIKGEDFDSSQLRYHRIVIMTDADVDGAHIRTLLLTFFYRYQRDLVDQGYIYIACPPLYKLERGRQHYYCYNDRQLQERIASFPENANYTIQRFKGLGEMMPQQLWDTTMNPETRMMKRVEIEDAAEADRMFTILMGDRVAPRREFIETYGPKLALAHLDI; from the coding sequence ATGTCCTTGGATTACAATGCCGCTCAGTTGCGCGTTCTTAAAGGGTTAGAGCCTGTCCGCACCCGGCCTGGGATGTACATTGGCACAACTGGCCCCAAAGGACTCCACCATCTAGTTTACGAGGTCGTGGACAATTCCGTTGATGAAGCCCTTGCCGGTTACTGTAACCATGTCCTGATCCAGATGAATCATGATGGTTCGGTGACGGTAACGGATGATGGGCGGGGGATTCCAACTGACATTCACCCAGATACAGGATTGTCGGGGGTGGAAACAGTGATGACGGTGCTTCACGCGGGCGGTAAATTTGGGGATGGGGGTTATAAGGTCTCAGGAGGACTTCATGGTGTTGGAGTGTCCGTTGTTAATGCCCTTTCTGAATGGTTAGAAGTGAAAGTTTGGCGGAATAATACGGTCTTTACGCAACGCTATGAACGGGGTGTGCCGATGACGGCGCTTGAGCCTAGCCCAGCTACAGAGAACCGCCGCGGCACCTCTGTCACCTTCTTTCCGGATCGACAGATTTTTACCGAAACCATTGAATTTGAGGCCAAAATTCTCACCAATCGTTTACGGGAGTTGGCCTACTTAAATGCCGGGATTCGGATTGAGTTCATTGATGCCCGCGGTGAAATCCCCCAATCGGAAGTGTATTGTTACGAGGGCGGTATCCGGGAATACATTCAATACATGATCCAGGACAAAGAACCCCTCCACCCAGAAATGATCTATGTCCAGGGCGAAAAAAATGATGTCCAAGTTGAGGTGGCCTTGCAGTGGTGTGCCGATGCCTATAACGAAAGTTTGATGGGTTTTGCCAATAACATCCGCACTAATGAAGGTGGAACCCACCTAGAGGGCTTAAAGGCGGTTTTAACCCGTACCCTCAATTCCATTGCCCGCAAGCGTAATAAGCTCAAGGAAGGTGATTCTAATCTGGCGGGAGAAAATATTCGTGAAGGCTTAACGGCAATTGTTTCCGTCAAAGTTCCCAATCCTGAATTTGAGGGGCAAACCAAGACAAAACTGGGAAATACGGAAGTGCGGGGGATTGTAGACTCGGTGGTTGGGGAGGCCTTAACGGAATATCTGGATTTTCGTCCCCAGGCCGCGGATAGTATTCTCGAAAAAGCCATCCAAGCCTTTAATGCCGCCGAAGCTGCCCGCCGGGCCCGAGAAATGGTCCGCCGCAAATCGGTTTTAGAATCCTCCACATTGCCCGGTAAATTAGCGGATTGCAGTTCTCGGGATCCGTCAGAATCAGAAATCTTTATCGTCGAAGGTGACTCTGCCGGTGGGAGTGCCAAACAAGGGCGAGATCGGCGCTTTCAAGCAATTTTGCCGTTGCGGGGAAAAATCCTCAATATTGAGAAGACAGACGATGCCAAAATCTATAAAAACACGGAAATTCATGCCTTAATTACTGCCCTGGGCTTGGGAATTAAAGGGGAAGATTTTGACTCCAGCCAGTTACGCTACCACCGGATCGTGATCATGACAGATGCCGATGTGGATGGGGCCCATATTCGGACATTATTGCTCACCTTCTTCTATCGTTATCAACGGGATTTAGTTGATCAAGGCTATATCTATATTGCTTGTCCACCGCTGTATAAACTCGAACGGGGTCGCCAACATTACTACTGTTACAATGACCGTCAGTTGCAAGAACGAATCGCCAGCTTCCCAGAGAATGCTAACTACACCATTCAGCGGTTCAAAGGTTTAGGAGAAATGATGCCCCAGCAGTTGTGGGATACAACCATGAATCCAGAAACCCGGATGATGAAGCGAGTTGAAATTGAAGATGCCGCTGAAGCAGATCGGATGTTTACCATTCTCATGGGTGATCGGGTTGCCCCACGGCGAGAATTTATTGAAACCTATGGGCCGAAATTAGCACTAGCTCACTTAGACATCTAA
- the miaA gene encoding tRNA (adenosine(37)-N6)-dimethylallyltransferase MiaA: MQPGLIVIAGPTACGKSEVALKLAQCLETVILSGDSRQVYRGLDIGTAKPTTKQQAQVPHYLIDICEPTQTLTVAEYQTQAQDLIQHFHSQDQTVLLVGGTGLYLQSITQGLSIPPVPPQPELRAQLSYLGQGEIYQWLQEIDPVASQRIHPHDQVRTLRALEVYYVLGIPLSQLQHQQPPNYPMLFFGLDYQDLGSYSGKIQERVKTMLAQGWLGEIELLVKEYGWELPLLQTLGYQEMGRYLQGQIGLDQAIEATTIHTRQFGKRQRTWFRNRMTLEWFDAADENLLDQLWKRVQEFRRGLG; encoded by the coding sequence ATGCAACCCGGTTTAATTGTCATTGCTGGGCCGACTGCCTGCGGGAAGTCAGAGGTGGCCCTGAAACTAGCCCAATGTCTAGAAACCGTCATTCTTAGTGGGGACTCCCGGCAAGTCTATCGGGGCCTGGATATTGGCACTGCCAAGCCCACCACAAAACAACAGGCCCAGGTTCCCCATTACTTAATTGATATTTGTGAGCCAACCCAAACCCTGACGGTAGCCGAGTATCAGACCCAGGCCCAAGACTTGATCCAACACTTTCACAGCCAAGATCAAACAGTCCTTTTGGTTGGCGGAACTGGACTCTATCTTCAGTCCATCACCCAGGGTTTATCCATTCCGCCAGTGCCCCCCCAACCTGAACTCAGAGCACAATTGAGTTATCTGGGGCAGGGAGAGATTTATCAGTGGCTCCAAGAGATTGACCCCGTTGCCAGCCAACGCATCCATCCCCATGATCAGGTGCGCACCTTGAGAGCGTTGGAAGTGTATTACGTTTTAGGGATCCCACTTTCCCAGTTACAACATCAGCAGCCCCCCAATTATCCAATGCTATTTTTCGGGCTGGATTATCAAGACCTAGGGAGCTACAGCGGCAAGATTCAGGAACGGGTCAAAACCATGCTGGCCCAGGGTTGGCTCGGAGAAATTGAGTTGCTTGTCAAGGAATATGGCTGGGAATTGCCCCTGTTGCAAACTCTGGGATATCAAGAAATGGGTCGCTATCTCCAAGGGCAGATTGGCTTAGACCAGGCCATTGAGGCCACCACAATCCACACCCGCCAATTTGGGAAACGCCAACGGACTTGGTTTCGCAACCGCATGACATTGGAGTGGTTTGATGCTGCGGACGAAAATCTATTGGATCAGCTTTGGAAACGAGTACAAGAGTTTAGACGGGGCCTGGGGTGA
- a CDS encoding helicase-related protein, with the protein MSSIYDNIEQPLLPELQAYLKQAYRADFCVGYFNLRGWRQLDHHIELFSGGAGQQCRLLVGMYRPPQEELKQALAIGELNHRIDRGKSLRLKTLMAQEFRQQLTYGAPTVADEAGLKRLREQLLSQKLTVKLFLRHLLHAKLYLIYRQDRATPIIGYVGSSNLTLSGLSKQGELNVEIVDRDDNQKLEQWFQNCWEDNFCLDISQELAEIIDESWAGRSLKPYLVYLKMAYHLSQEARDGLSQFRPPSSFGLLRFQEAAVQIGAHHVNKRNGVVIGDVVGLGKTLVGTAIAHLCEEEFGTSTLIICPKNLISMWQSYVDNYGLRGKVIPISRVIQELPNVPARYRLVLIDESHNLRNKEGKRYQAINKYIEESGSRCILLTATPYNKTYLDLSAQLSLFLNSESDIGIKPEAYIRNLGGEMQFQRQHSSIPVRSLLAFEQSPEPEDWQQLMSRYMVRRTRSFIKSTYAKQDERGYYLEFPSGEKFYFPTRYPRTVQFPIGEPARDPYARLFGTRVVDVINALNLPRYGLGEYIEPEPATPASLEEERLLVNLSQAGQRLMGFCRTNLFKRLESSGAAFLLSLERHILRNYVYLYALQQNLPLPIGAQDAKLLDAVNEDEDENSLLSQMSQDLETESDTDEGLDEDTIAPQKDFQQRAAEIYTLYRQQYPKRFKWIRPDLFLADLADHLQEDISALEQILNLAGTWNPGQDQKLTALIELLQTRHPTEKVLIFTQFADTARYLEQALKQARIDQIGLATGQTATPTELAHRFSPVSNGKQIPFESQLRVLIATDVLSEGQNLQDCAIILNYDLPWAIIRLIQRAGRVDRIGQQAEKILCYSFLPADGVEELINLRGRLLHRLNENQEVVGTDEAFFEDEEQREALHHLYNEKSGVLDEEDEGDVDLTSEALQIWQSAIDARPELKGMIEKLPDVVFATRDHEPSEIDPEGVLVYLRTPEGTDALAWIDKAGNSVTQSQMRILRQARCSFDTLPLPRHPQHHELVKTGAELIAEQAKRVPGTLGHKRSAAARTYDRLMAYTQRVREKTPLLATGSEWESLERAIGEIHNHPLKQKAIADLNRELKTGISDEQLAQRVIFLREHDALCVINPEEQRSGAQIICSMGLFNQASLTE; encoded by the coding sequence ATGTCCAGTATTTACGACAACATAGAACAACCATTACTGCCAGAGCTACAGGCTTACCTCAAGCAGGCCTATCGGGCTGATTTTTGTGTGGGGTATTTCAACCTGCGAGGATGGCGGCAACTCGATCACCATATTGAATTGTTCTCAGGGGGGGCTGGTCAACAATGTCGTCTCCTAGTGGGAATGTATCGGCCGCCCCAAGAAGAACTAAAGCAAGCCCTAGCCATTGGTGAGTTAAACCATCGCATTGATCGAGGAAAATCCCTCAGACTAAAAACACTCATGGCCCAGGAATTTCGTCAGCAGTTGACCTATGGGGCTCCAACCGTTGCGGATGAGGCTGGCTTAAAACGACTCCGAGAGCAGCTTCTGAGCCAAAAGTTAACCGTTAAGCTCTTTTTGCGGCATCTGCTCCACGCCAAACTTTATTTGATTTATCGCCAGGATCGAGCCACGCCCATCATTGGCTATGTCGGCAGCAGTAACTTAACTCTCTCTGGCTTAAGCAAACAAGGGGAGTTAAATGTTGAAATTGTCGATCGAGATGACAATCAAAAGCTGGAGCAATGGTTTCAAAACTGTTGGGAAGATAATTTTTGTCTTGATATTTCCCAGGAATTAGCCGAAATCATTGATGAAAGTTGGGCTGGACGGTCGCTGAAACCTTACTTGGTTTACCTGAAAATGGCCTATCACCTCTCCCAAGAAGCAAGGGATGGGTTAAGCCAATTTCGGCCTCCTTCTAGCTTTGGCCTATTACGGTTTCAAGAGGCAGCAGTTCAGATTGGGGCGCATCACGTCAATAAACGGAATGGGGTGGTCATTGGCGATGTGGTGGGGTTAGGGAAAACCCTAGTCGGTACAGCGATTGCCCACCTTTGCGAAGAAGAATTTGGTACCAGTACCCTAATTATTTGCCCAAAAAACCTTATTTCCATGTGGCAAAGCTATGTTGATAACTATGGACTCCGAGGCAAGGTTATCCCCATTAGTCGGGTTATCCAAGAACTGCCCAATGTTCCGGCTCGGTATCGGCTGGTTTTGATTGATGAAAGTCATAATTTACGGAACAAAGAAGGAAAACGTTACCAGGCCATCAACAAGTACATCGAAGAAAGTGGCAGCCGTTGTATTCTCTTGACCGCAACCCCCTATAACAAAACCTATCTTGACCTCTCAGCCCAACTGAGTTTATTTCTCAATTCAGAATCTGATATAGGCATTAAGCCCGAGGCCTACATCCGCAATCTGGGGGGAGAAATGCAGTTCCAGCGGCAACATAGCTCTATTCCAGTCCGGTCGTTATTAGCCTTTGAGCAAAGTCCTGAACCTGAAGACTGGCAGCAACTCATGAGCCGCTACATGGTCCGCCGAACCCGTAGTTTTATTAAATCAACCTATGCCAAACAGGATGAGCGGGGCTATTACTTAGAGTTTCCCAGCGGTGAGAAATTTTACTTTCCTACTCGCTATCCCCGCACGGTGCAGTTTCCGATTGGAGAACCCGCAAGAGACCCCTATGCCCGTCTTTTCGGTACACGAGTAGTTGATGTGATCAATGCCTTAAATCTGCCTCGCTATGGGTTAGGGGAATATATTGAACCAGAGCCAGCCACACCAGCCAGTTTAGAAGAGGAAAGGTTATTGGTAAATCTGTCCCAGGCCGGGCAACGGTTGATGGGCTTTTGTCGGACGAATTTATTTAAGCGACTGGAAAGTAGTGGGGCGGCATTTTTACTCTCACTAGAACGGCATATTCTCCGTAACTATGTTTATCTGTATGCCCTCCAGCAGAATTTGCCCTTACCCATTGGGGCCCAAGATGCCAAATTACTGGATGCCGTAAATGAAGATGAAGATGAGAACTCCCTACTCAGCCAAATGAGCCAGGACTTAGAAACGGAATCTGATACGGATGAGGGCCTGGATGAAGACACGATTGCCCCCCAAAAGGATTTTCAACAACGAGCAGCAGAAATTTATACCCTCTATCGCCAGCAATACCCCAAGCGGTTTAAGTGGATTCGCCCGGATTTATTTCTGGCAGACCTAGCGGATCATTTACAGGAGGATATTTCAGCCCTAGAGCAGATACTCAATCTAGCCGGAACATGGAACCCAGGCCAGGATCAAAAACTGACTGCCTTAATTGAGTTACTCCAAACCCGTCATCCTACGGAAAAAGTCTTAATCTTTACCCAATTTGCCGATACAGCCCGGTATTTAGAACAAGCTCTGAAACAGGCGAGAATTGATCAAATTGGCCTGGCAACGGGACAAACCGCAACCCCCACGGAATTAGCCCATCGGTTTAGTCCTGTCAGCAATGGTAAGCAAATCCCCTTTGAGTCACAGTTACGGGTCTTAATCGCTACCGATGTTTTAAGTGAGGGGCAAAACCTCCAAGACTGCGCCATTATCCTCAACTATGATTTGCCTTGGGCAATTATCCGATTGATTCAACGGGCCGGGCGGGTGGATCGGATTGGGCAACAGGCCGAAAAAATTCTTTGCTATTCCTTTTTACCAGCCGATGGGGTAGAGGAACTGATCAACTTGCGGGGGCGACTACTCCATCGCTTAAACGAAAACCAAGAAGTGGTGGGGACAGATGAAGCCTTTTTTGAGGATGAGGAGCAACGGGAAGCTCTGCACCATCTCTATAACGAGAAATCGGGGGTTCTGGATGAGGAAGATGAAGGGGATGTGGATTTAACCTCAGAAGCTCTTCAGATTTGGCAAAGTGCGATTGATGCCAGGCCAGAACTCAAAGGCATGATCGAAAAGCTCCCCGATGTTGTCTTTGCCACCCGTGATCATGAACCTAGTGAAATTGATCCAGAAGGGGTTTTAGTCTATTTACGCACTCCGGAAGGAACCGATGCCCTGGCCTGGATAGATAAAGCGGGAAATAGCGTTACCCAATCCCAAATGCGAATCTTACGCCAGGCCCGGTGTAGTTTTGATACGCTCCCCTTACCTCGTCATCCCCAGCACCATGAATTAGTCAAGACGGGGGCAGAACTAATTGCCGAACAGGCCAAGCGTGTCCCTGGAACCTTAGGCCATAAAAGAAGTGCCGCTGCCAGAACCTATGATCGCTTAATGGCTTATACCCAAAGAGTGCGAGAAAAAACACCCCTGTTAGCGACTGGCTCGGAGTGGGAAAGCTTAGAGCGGGCAATTGGAGAAATCCACAACCATCCCCTGAAGCAGAAAGCCATTGCCGACTTAAACCGAGAACTGAAAACAGGCATTAGTGATGAGCAGTTGGCCCAACGGGTGATTTTCTTGCGGGAGCATGATGCTTTATGTGTGATTAACCCAGAAGAACAGCGGTCGGGGGCCCAAATTATTTGCTCAATGGGGCTATTTAACCAGGCCAGTTTGACTGAGTAA
- a CDS encoding DUF29 domain-containing protein → MSTNLYETDFYAWTVEQSQFLKAGAWENLDIINLTEEIESLGKQQLRELEHHLGILLGHLLKWDYQSSCRNKVWQVTIREQRREINYLLKDSPSLKPYLPEAITEAYLSGIDLALRETDLDDQDLPAVCPYTSEQIFDPNFPATLTQARP, encoded by the coding sequence ATCTCAACTAACCTCTATGAAACCGACTTTTATGCCTGGACAGTGGAGCAATCGCAGTTCTTGAAAGCCGGGGCCTGGGAAAACTTAGACATTATTAATTTGACAGAAGAAATAGAATCTTTGGGGAAGCAGCAGCTACGAGAGTTAGAACATCATCTTGGGATTTTACTTGGACATTTACTAAAGTGGGATTATCAATCTAGCTGCCGGAATAAAGTTTGGCAAGTCACGATCCGAGAACAACGGAGAGAGATCAATTACCTTTTGAAAGATAGCCCTAGCCTCAAGCCATATTTACCGGAAGCGATTACAGAAGCATACCTATCAGGAATTGATTTGGCGTTACGGGAGACGGATTTAGATGATCAAGATTTACCCGCAGTTTGCCCCTATACCTCTGAGCAAATATTTGATCCCAATTTTCCGGCAACACTCACCCAGGCCAGGCCATGA